In Bdellovibrionales bacterium, the genomic stretch TCTTGTCGGTCCATTTGGTTCGCGGTGTGGATGCGCAGCCAAGCAAGCAGGCTAATCCTAAAATGCATACTGTCAGCTTCATAACATTCTCCTCATTTTTCAGCTTACCGAGCTTCACCGCTCCACTTAGAATCAAAACCGCCACCAAGGGCGGCCGGACTTTTCAAAGCGGTCGGAAGTTTTGATCCAGTAAAGGCAAGGTCGCCCAAGCATTGCCTTGGGGCCTCTAAGAAGATGACTTTGCGACCTTGATAGTCGCCGTGGATGTAACTCACCCATTGCATGAAATCGAATTTGATCTTCAGGTTGTCGAAGCAATCCCTGAATTGAGGAGGAACACGCAACCACAGGTTCCCCTGATCGCCGTCGCCGTACTTGAACATATAGTAGCCGCCTTCTGGGTCCCATGATTCAACCTTGCTATCCAACTGATCGACGGCCAGTTGAAAGATGTATCGTTTGCGTTTTGAAGGCGGTGACATATCAGCGAAATCTTCTTTGCCAGCTTCTTGCTTGGGGAGTGGTTGGAATTTCTGATGCTTTACCGAAAACTCCCACTGCTTGTAGAGGAAGATGTCTGTGGTTTGCCCGCCGGGTGGCTTTGTTCTGTACGGCTTTTCGATGGTGTCGGCATGGTTTGGATCATCTCCGTCCACAATGACAACGCTCTCCTTGAGTAAACGGTAGCGTTTTTGGTCAGGCGTTTCGTTTGCCTTTACAAATTCGTCCATCTTCTTTCTGGACTCTTCCATTTTCTTGATTTTCTCTAACCGCTCTTGCTCTCGCTTCTGGATGATCTTTTGAACGAGGCCCTCATCGGCAAATGCTTGAGTCCCGATGACTAGGCCAAGTAGAAATACGATGATTGTCTTAGCTATCATTTTGCTACTCCTGTTTCTTTCTGCGGAGCCGCCGGGCGCTGATTTCAAAGACCCCGCTGAACATGGGGTCATCTTCGCCTTCAAACAATTCGGCGAGTGATACGTTTTGAAGATCGACCCGGCTATGAATCCCGGTTAAAAGCCACTGGAAGTCGCAACTCAAAGCCCTACATAGTTTTTCAATTTTCAAATGATCGTGTGGGAGAGAATTACCTGAAACCCAGTCCGACATTGTAGCCGGAGTTACCTCGGCCATCGCTGCGGCAGCCTTTTGTGAAATCCCGCGCTCCGCAAGAATCGAACTTAGATTCTTACAGAAGGGACTTTCGATTTTTTTTCTCATGGGTTTTTGTTTTGCCAACGGCGAACTCCTCCACGAATCTTCTCGGCATCTCAAAATCAACCTAGAGGTCAGTTTCGGAGAACCGAACCGATTCGCTTCTCCTAATCTTCACCGTGCCGAACCCAATAAGCACCGCTGTGAACCAACGTGAACCGTGACATTTCATCAACGCAAATTTATGATCCTCGAACTAAATTGGTTTGAACTATTGTGAGAATCTTCTCAGCGGAGAAATGAAAATCGAGCTCGTTGATTTTGAATCATTCAGACAGAACTCTTATCGCGGCCGCCTTCGGCAACTTTATCTTCGCATTGATGCAACGGCACCTAGTTATGATCTCGGGACCGAAAAACGAAAGACGTTTTTTGTGACAGCTCAGGGTGAGTTCATCTCTGTTTTGCGGCTCAAACGACAAACATCCATCGAATCCGTCGCACAGTTTCTGAAAGTCTCGATCAACGATGTTGAGAAGATCGAACTTGGAGAGGCGAAGCTCGATGACCGTGACTTTTTCAGGCTATGCACCTTTTTAGGGGGCGAAGTTGAGGCTTCAGTTTTTATTGAGAAAATGGAGAAGGTGATGACTCCCGGAATGAGAGATGCAAGACGGAGTCTTAGCAAGTCACTCCGAAGCTACGGGATTACCTTTGCCGACGAGTGACCGCCCCACAGAATTAGTCCTCAAACTTCTTCACAGCTTTTTCTTCAACGGCTAGAACACCGTTCATTGGAGCATTGCGGATGTTGAAAAGGCGCGTGCGAATGTCATGTGCGCAGGCTTGATGAAAAGAGTCGATGTGACTTCCGACGTACACGAGAAAGTTTGCGAGATCATATGCAGAAACCATTTTGATTAGATCTCGGTACGTCATATCTGAATCGACATGAGCGGCAAACTTGTTTCTGATTTCTCTGACTTCAGATTCCATAGTCAAATTTCTTGAATTAGCAGAAGCCAATAAAATATGGTGCCCTTTGTATTGACCGTTCTGCCATTTGGACAAAAGACTTTCGTGTCTTGCCTCATCATATAAGTTGTCGATTAAGCTGAAAGCATCCACAACCATGAGTGACCACACGACTTCATGCAAGAGGTCAATTTTTTGAGAAAAATGAGTCAGACCCGAAAGCATATCGAGAAAATCAATAACACTCAAAATAGCCATCGCCTTTTCTTGATCCGGGTGACAGGCGAGCATACCTAAAGTATTCCCTCTGGTAAGCGCAAGAGAATCTGACGACATCGTCGGCGAAGATCCCTCTGGAACTGTTGCAGAATTAAATTCCTGTATAACGGAGTCAATCTTGGCATGGTCGGAAGCCTGCCATTTGAATCTTAATGGTACCGATAAGATCGACATCACCTCAATCATATCGTCTACGAATACATCAATGCTAAGAAGATCAACTGCATTCCAATTGTCGATGATCGAATCTATTGTTTCTTCTTGGCGATGCGCAGAGACCTTGTCACGTATCGACTCATAGATCCCACGGTAATCACGATCCAGACGAGTGAACTTTTCATCGAGCTGATCTCTGATTTTTTTGTCAATGTGAGATGATTTGAAAAGAGAGTTCTTGAGCCGTCGCCCAAGTTCAATGAATGAGTCCACTTGAAGATAAACCGCTCGTGCGATTACACGTTTGTGATAGTCGCTCTTGAGGGCTGAGACCGCTCGCCGTGTTGCCTCCGCTCTACGAGCCAAATATGAAATCTTTGAAAGCAAATTGAATTCCGCAGGAGGAAGAGTTTCGACAATTGTTTTGCCTTTTGGTGGCGGGGGATTCGAATTCAAGCTGCTCTCCTTTGCGATCACACATGCATTTGTAACCTCTATGCTATCAGGATAGGAGACCACGTGCCACCGCGAGCACCGTTTCAACTTCCTTATCTCGCATCCGTTTGAGCAGTTCCCCAATCTCCAACCTTGGGTCAGGCCGTTCAACAAAAGTATTCAACCGTTCAAAGTATGCCGTGGCCTTCACTCCGTAGGCATGGATGAGTCGCTTCAACTTCTCACCCTTGGGCACATCCATGCGCCCGGTCTCTACTTGGGCGATGTAGCTGTCAGAAACTCCAATCAATGCGGCAGCCTTTATCATCGAAATTCCGCGCTCATGCCGAATCTGTTTCAGTAACCTCGCCGCCGGAGTCATCACGATCCGGTCACTCCGCTTTTTGGTTCGATACTTCCTCGTTCCGCTCATCATTTTTTGCCTCTTAGTCAGGTTTTTTGTCTAAGTGCTTAGATACGTCCGCAGACGGCCGCTCGGCACGGCAAAACCGACCAGAAAATGGCTGCGGACACCCCTTACTAGGGTTGAGATGACCCAGGGTCGAATCATCGAGTCGCTGCTGCCACCGAAGGTAACTCGTTAAATTTCGTGATGTTGTTTGAAAAAAGGAACCCAAACATCCGCTGCGGACATCTGGGTTCTAAAACTGGTGTATTGGTGGAGGCGCCGGGAATTGAACCCGGGTCCGCAAGTGATTCACGTTAAGACAAGCTACAAGTTTAGTCGGTATTTAATGACGGCTGACAACTTCTATCGACAAACTTTGTCAGCCCTTGCACCGAAAGATTTAAAAAGTTGAGCTCGGAACAACACTCAACTCTCGATGTGGCATTAGTTATACTTCCACCAGCGTCACCACCGAACACCGATTTCAGCATCAGCTTTTAATTAAGCTGCAAAAGCGAATTGATCGCCAGATAAAACAATGCACGTTTTTAACGAGGTCCACATGCGCCCCGACTTGCTTCCTAAGCTTCACGACCCACGTCGAAGCCAGTACGCCCCCACGGACGTAACTCAATACCTATACCATAATCTGTGTCTCATAGCTAGTTCGGCAAGCTCTCCCCGAGGAAATGGCCAGAATTCCCCGTGGGGGTGAATTGCGGTGCAATTTGGTGGCCCTTTTCAATTGAGATCGAAGCTATCGGGGGGTTACCGGAGCATGGCCTTTGCAACTCTTAAGGGAAGCAAAGGAGAATTTATGAAACATTTTATTAAGAAAACTCTGTCCTTCTCGATCGCCCTATTATGGGTGGCGGCCGAATCGATCGCACAAACGGGTGGAGCGGCGGGCGGCGCACCCACAGGCGGAGCAGCACCGGCCGGTGGAACAGTTCCCGCAGCGGCGAACACGTCGGCACCTCCGGGAGCGGCATTTCCTCCTCCGGGACAACCTTCGACGAGTACATCCTCGACGGGTACGACTCAACCCAATCCCATTCAGAACCCTCGGCAGAACAATCAGACGAGCGGAAATATTCGTCCCAATGGGAGCACCTCCGCGACGCCTTCCAGCAGTACGTCCACCTCTGGTTTTTCGAGCCCCGGTAACGATGCGGCGGGGAATTCGATGAGTCCTAATCCAGGGAAAACTCAAAGCTCTACCGCTCCTGGTGCGCCTCAGGGGTCCAACACCCCGGGCACAAACACCGTGAATAATAGCTTAGGTGTTGCGCCCGATGCGGCCGCACGCACAAATTCGAATTCCAAATCGAACTCGAATCCGCAGCAGCGTCGATAACTAATTATCGGAGCTTGGCCAAGATTTTTGGAAGAGCATCGATCAGATCGGTGGCGAGCAGGCTTAAAATATCTTTTTGATCTTTAAGCCACTCGTCAGCGACATTTCCGTGCACAAAGGCCGCAAGGGGTGCAGCCTCTTGGGCGGTTAACCCCTGCGCCACAAGAGCTGCGATCATTCCGGTTAACGTATCGCCGGTTCCCGCTTTGGCGAGAGCCGCATTTCCCGATTGAATTTCGAAATACTTCCCTCGACTGGCCACAAGAGTTTTGTGCCCCTTTAAAATCACAGTGCAATGGAGCTTCTTCTCTGCGAGCAAAATCGCTGCCTTGCGATTCTTGCGAATCTTGTCGGAAGACCATCCGATCAGTCGCGATAGCTCTCCTTCGTGGGGAGTTGCTATCCACGAGGCGGGGAGGGGAAGGAGTTTGTATTCGGAGCAAATATTTAAAGCATCGGCATCAATCACCACGTGTTGGGCTTTGGCTCGAAGAAGTGCTTTTAGAAGTTTTAAGCTGTGTTTGGATTTTCCTAAGCCGGGGCCAATGGCGATACTCGCTTCGTTGAAGTTTAATTTTAAAAACTTAGTCCACGGCATTGTTAAAAAATTAGGATGTTTGAAGGTGGGGAAACTTTCTCCGTGGCTCACAACATAGGTGTAGCCTGAGCCCATGCGCGCGGCCGCGGTGGCCGCTAAAACGGCAGCGCCGAACATTCCTTTTGAGCCCCCAATAATATACGTCTTTCCGGCAGAGCTCTTATTGTCGGTGGATTTCCGTTTCGGGAGAAGCTTTCGCGCCGCTTTAAGATCAAATTTGAGGAAGGAGTCTTTCATAGCACCAACCTAATGGAGCCAACTCCGCAGTTCAACAATGAAACATAGAGTCTTTAGCCAAAGACCTCCAAAATCTTGCGAGCTCCTTGACTGATTCTGGGGAGTCACTAGATTAAAGGAATCAGGAGAACATTATGACCAGCAAAGAAATTCAAGCCGCTCTCGACTGGCGCTACGCCGTTAAAAAATTTGATGCCACTCGAAAAATTTCCCCCGCCGATTGGAAAATCATCGAAGAATCGATGGTCAAATCTCCTTCGTCCTACGGACTGCAGCCGTGGAAGTTTATCGTTGTGACCGATCAAACGCTTAAAGATCAACTGCGACCTCTCTCGTGGAATCAGTCTCAAGTTTCGGACTGCTCCCACTATGTGGTGATGCTCTATAAAAAGAAGATGGATGTCGCTTTTATTGATCGTCATATTCATCGCATGGCCGAAGTGCGAGGGGCAACGTTGGACTCTCTGGCCGGTTTTAAGAATTCCGTGGTGGGAGATCTCATCAATGGTCCTCGCTCAGAAGTGATTGGCCCGTGGGCGCAAAGACAAGTCTATATCGCCATGGGATTTATGATGACCGCAGCGGCACTCCTCAACATCGATACCTGCCCGATGGAAGGCATCAGTCCTGCGGACTACGATAAAGTTCTTGGTCTTGAGAATTCCGAATGGGCAACGGTCGCCACGGTGGCTGTGGGTTATCGCCATCCGGAGGATCGCTTCTCGAAACTCCCTAAAGTGCGATTTCGAGACAATGAAGTGATCGAATATCGTTAAGTCTATTGGCTTTGAATCATTTTTAAAAAATGTTCGATTTCGTTTTTAAACTCGCAAGGTCCACCCAGGTTTGTCTTTAAGGCAATCCCTTGGTGGAACGTCATTATCATATCCGCAAGAATTTGCGCTTTGGCCGAAGGAATATTTTCGGCCTTGAGATTTTTTAGAATTAAATTTTTAGTGTACGCCAGCTTTTCCGTCACGTGGGTCTTCGCTTTTGCCGGAAGAATATTATAATCGCGAATTGTGTTCACCAAAAAGCAACCCTTAGGTCCTTTGGGGCAATTCGATTTTGTGAGTAAGTTCTTTATGTTTCCCCAACCGAGCGGTTCGGACGTCATCAGCTCTTCGATTCCACTGGTGTCGGAGTATTGTTTGAGGCATTCGACAAACATTTCGTCTTTGCCGTTAAACTCCGAATAAAGACCCGATTTATTAACCCCAGTCGCTTTTTCTAAATCCTGGACGCTGGTCTTTGCATAGCCTTGCGTCCAGAAAAGCTCTCTGGCTCGATTTAACACATCCTGTAGGTCGTAGTTTTTGACTCGTCCCATATTTAATCAAGCTAACATAAAAAACCGATCGGTTCAATATTTTTCTTGCGGATGCCGTAAAGGCTGTTATATTGAACCAAACGGTTCAATAAAGAACGAAAGGAAACAAAATGAATAAACTCCAAGGGAAAGTTGCATTAGTCACGGGCGGGAACTCAGGGATCGGTCTGGCCACGGCCAAACTCTATAAAGATCACGGCGCTCAAGTGGTGATCACCGCGCGCTCACAAGACACCTACGAAAAGGCGAAGGCCGAGTACGGCGGCATCTTCGATATCGTGCGCACCGATATTAGCCAGCCTCAAGAATTAGATCGCCTCTACACCCACATCAAGGAAAAATATGGAAAGCTCGACGTGCTCTTCGCAAATGCGGGAATTGCCAAATTTGCTCCCACCACCGAATCCTCTCCGGAGTTTTTCGATAGTCAGTTTGATACAAATGTTCGTGGGTTGTACTTTACCGTTCAAAAAGCTCTCCCTCTACTCAGCCCTGGCAGCGCAGTTGTTCTTAATGCTTCTGTTGCTGCTGTAAAAGGAATTCCAGGAAGCTCGGTGTATTCCGCTACGAAAGCCGCCGTGAGAAGTTTTGCGCGCTCGTGGACGGCGGAAATTCCTGTGACCTCCGTGCGCTTTAATGTTCTATCGCCCGGTCCCATCGAAACGCCCATTTTCGAAAAAACAGGAATGTCTCCCAAAGAGGTCGGTGAGTTTACCACCAACATGGCGGCCACAGTTCCTATCAAGAGATTGGGACGCTCCGAAGAGATGGCTAAGGTCGCGCTCTTTTTAGCCAGCGATGATTCAAGTTATATCGCAGGAGCCGATATCACTGCCGATGGTGGTTATGGACAAGTTTAATGCGGAAAAAGCGGCCACAAGTTTTGTGGCCCTCGTTTCAGATCCAAGAATTTCGGGGAACTCGAATCCAAAGACGAGCTTCTTTAAGATACTCTTGAGAAAAATGCGCGGCAAAAGTAAAAAAATTGCCGAGCATATGGCGTAATTCATTTAATCGCAAAAATAAGCGGTGCCGTTGACAGATTGGCCGAGAGAGCCGGTCTGTTGAATGGTCACGAAGTTAGCGCCTTTGCGAGCAGCATCGAGCTTGAGATCCTCAAGGGCGTCTTCGAAAGTTCCCTTTACCGTCTTGACGCGGCCTTCGACTTTTCCGAGATCGCGACAGTTTTTACCGGCCTCTTCGCGGCTGACTTCGACGTTTTTGGCTTCGGGTTTAATCGGGTGACTGCTGCAATTTACGAGGGTTACAGCGAAGATTCCCGTAAGGGCGAATATAACTAATGCTCGCATAAGGTGCTCCTATTGTTTTTGCGCGGGTTCCTATGTATAAGCCGATGATGGCCTTTAAATTTCTCTCAGTCACGCCCAGAATTTCTGTCGATCCACAGCAATGGATGGACTGGTCGTGGCAAATGCGCAAAGGCCTAAAAACTCAAGGGGACTACGCGCAGTATTTTACTCTAACCCCCGATGAGCAGCAGGGCTTTGCGCAGTCGCAAAACATCTTTCGCGCGCAAACCACGCCCTATTATGCGTCTCTGGCCTCGGCAGACAATGCCTTTGATCCCATCCGCCGAATTCTTATACCGAGTCGCGAAGAGTTTGAAGGCAGCGGGCAAAGCCCCGCTCAGCAAATGCTCGATCCCTTAGGGGAGCGGAAAGCATCTAACAATCCCACCGCGCGCGTGGTGCATCGGTATTCGGATCGCGTTTTATTTTTAGTGACTGATCTTTGTAGTGTGTATTGTCGCTACTGCACACGCAAACATTTCACCGCCACCGATCAAGCGTTTTTAAACTCAAAAGAGTACGCCGATGCTTTAGACTATATTCGTTCGCACAAAGGAGTGCGCGAGGTGATCTTCTCGGGCGGAGATCCCCTCACGTTATCAGACAGTATCGTCGAGCGGATTTTAAGTGATGTGAGGCGTATCGAGCACATCGAAATCATTCGCGTCCATTCGCGCATGCCGGTGGTGGCTCCTATGCGCATCACTGATGCGCTTGTTAAAATTCTACAAAAGAATAAACCGGTGTATTTGATCACTCACTTTAATCATCCCAAGGAGATCACCGCAGAATCCGCCATGGCTGTGGAAAAGCTGGTGGATCACGGTATACCCACACTCAATCAAATGGTTTTATTAAACGGTGTAAACAATCATCCCGCAATTATTCAGGCACTGTCGCGACGCTTGCTGTATCTCCGTGTGAAGCCCTACTACATGTTCCAGTGCGATCCTTCGCAGGGGACCGATCATCTGCGAACTTCCATTGAGGACTCTCTCGAGATTCAAAAAGAACTCTGGGGACATCTCTCGGGCCTTGCGATGCCGACGTACATCGTGGATATTCCCGACGGCGGCGGTAAAGCCGCGCTCACTCCCAACTTTCAAGTGGCTCAAGAGGGTCATGTAAGAAAGTTTAAAGGCTGGGACGGGGTCGAAGCCCAATATGTAAGTCCCGCCAAAATTATTAAACCCATCGACGCCGAAGATTATCTCGAAGAGTGGGAGATCTTAAAGTCCGGGAAAAAAATTAAGTGGTGATATTTCTTAGAAATTTAGTCTAAT encodes the following:
- a CDS encoding helix-turn-helix domain-containing protein, which codes for MAKQKPMRKKIESPFCKNLSSILAERGISQKAAAAMAEVTPATMSDWVSGNSLPHDHLKIEKLCRALSCDFQWLLTGIHSRVDLQNVSLAELFEGEDDPMFSGVFEISARRLRRKKQE
- a CDS encoding helix-turn-helix domain-containing protein, with the protein product MSGTRKYRTKKRSDRIVMTPAARLLKQIRHERGISMIKAAALIGVSDSYIAQVETGRMDVPKGEKLKRLIHAYGVKATAYFERLNTFVERPDPRLEIGELLKRMRDKEVETVLAVARGLLS
- a CDS encoding NAD(P)H-hydrate dehydratase; the encoded protein is MKDSFLKFDLKAARKLLPKRKSTDNKSSAGKTYIIGGSKGMFGAAVLAATAAARMGSGYTYVVSHGESFPTFKHPNFLTMPWTKFLKLNFNEASIAIGPGLGKSKHSLKLLKALLRAKAQHVVIDADALNICSEYKLLPLPASWIATPHEGELSRLIGWSSDKIRKNRKAAILLAEKKLHCTVILKGHKTLVASRGKYFEIQSGNAALAKAGTGDTLTGMIAALVAQGLTAQEAAPLAAFVHGNVADEWLKDQKDILSLLATDLIDALPKILAKLR
- a CDS encoding NAD(P)H-dependent oxidoreductase; translated protein: MTSKEIQAALDWRYAVKKFDATRKISPADWKIIEESMVKSPSSYGLQPWKFIVVTDQTLKDQLRPLSWNQSQVSDCSHYVVMLYKKKMDVAFIDRHIHRMAEVRGATLDSLAGFKNSVVGDLINGPRSEVIGPWAQRQVYIAMGFMMTAAALLNIDTCPMEGISPADYDKVLGLENSEWATVATVAVGYRHPEDRFSKLPKVRFRDNEVIEYR
- a CDS encoding TetR/AcrR family transcriptional regulator, whose protein sequence is MGRVKNYDLQDVLNRARELFWTQGYAKTSVQDLEKATGVNKSGLYSEFNGKDEMFVECLKQYSDTSGIEELMTSEPLGWGNIKNLLTKSNCPKGPKGCFLVNTIRDYNILPAKAKTHVTEKLAYTKNLILKNLKAENIPSAKAQILADMIMTFHQGIALKTNLGGPCEFKNEIEHFLKMIQSQ
- a CDS encoding SDR family oxidoreductase; amino-acid sequence: MNKLQGKVALVTGGNSGIGLATAKLYKDHGAQVVITARSQDTYEKAKAEYGGIFDIVRTDISQPQELDRLYTHIKEKYGKLDVLFANAGIAKFAPTTESSPEFFDSQFDTNVRGLYFTVQKALPLLSPGSAVVLNASVAAVKGIPGSSVYSATKAAVRSFARSWTAEIPVTSVRFNVLSPGPIETPIFEKTGMSPKEVGEFTTNMAATVPIKRLGRSEEMAKVALFLASDDSSYIAGADITADGGYGQV
- a CDS encoding DUF4156 domain-containing protein, whose translation is MRALVIFALTGIFAVTLVNCSSHPIKPEAKNVEVSREEAGKNCRDLGKVEGRVKTVKGTFEDALEDLKLDAARKGANFVTIQQTGSLGQSVNGTAYFCD
- a CDS encoding KamA family radical SAM protein, whose translation is MAFKFLSVTPRISVDPQQWMDWSWQMRKGLKTQGDYAQYFTLTPDEQQGFAQSQNIFRAQTTPYYASLASADNAFDPIRRILIPSREEFEGSGQSPAQQMLDPLGERKASNNPTARVVHRYSDRVLFLVTDLCSVYCRYCTRKHFTATDQAFLNSKEYADALDYIRSHKGVREVIFSGGDPLTLSDSIVERILSDVRRIEHIEIIRVHSRMPVVAPMRITDALVKILQKNKPVYLITHFNHPKEITAESAMAVEKLVDHGIPTLNQMVLLNGVNNHPAIIQALSRRLLYLRVKPYYMFQCDPSQGTDHLRTSIEDSLEIQKELWGHLSGLAMPTYIVDIPDGGGKAALTPNFQVAQEGHVRKFKGWDGVEAQYVSPAKIIKPIDAEDYLEEWEILKSGKKIKW